In one Dermatophilaceae bacterium Sec6.4 genomic region, the following are encoded:
- a CDS encoding NADPH:quinone reductase, which yields MRAVVYTETGDSSTLHLVQREASEPGAGEVRIRIERAGVNPTDWKFRAGGMAFPEIVPGQDGAGTIDAVGPDVDSFSVGDRVWTMLAQHQRPGGTAQEQIVLPVAHITALPDSASYDVGAALGVPAVTAHRALTTSEDGPDRLSPGSMDGLTVLVAGGAGAVGNAAIQLARWAGATVISTISSNEKAALATAAGAQHVVNYREGDTVAAIREVAPDGVDIVVEVAPAQNMALDLQVIRPRGTIAVYANNGGDEITLSVRETFATNARIQWVLLYTVGQDALRAAAEDITAAVAGGGFAIGQEHGLPVHHFPLERTGEAHTAVEDGAVGKVLLDVTN from the coding sequence ATGCGTGCCGTGGTCTACACCGAGACCGGTGACTCCTCAACCCTGCATCTCGTGCAGCGGGAGGCGAGCGAGCCAGGGGCCGGCGAGGTGCGGATCCGCATCGAGCGCGCCGGGGTGAACCCGACCGACTGGAAGTTCCGCGCGGGCGGGATGGCCTTCCCCGAGATCGTCCCCGGCCAGGACGGCGCCGGCACCATCGACGCGGTCGGCCCCGACGTCGACAGTTTCTCGGTCGGTGACCGGGTGTGGACGATGCTCGCCCAGCATCAGCGCCCCGGCGGCACCGCGCAGGAGCAAATCGTGCTGCCCGTCGCCCACATCACCGCCCTGCCCGACAGTGCGTCCTACGACGTAGGCGCTGCACTCGGTGTGCCCGCCGTCACCGCGCACCGCGCACTGACCACCTCCGAGGACGGCCCGGACCGGCTCTCCCCCGGCTCGATGGACGGGCTGACCGTGCTGGTCGCCGGTGGCGCCGGTGCGGTCGGCAACGCCGCGATCCAGCTCGCGCGATGGGCCGGAGCCACGGTGATCAGCACCATCAGCAGTAATGAGAAGGCGGCGCTGGCCACAGCAGCCGGAGCCCAGCACGTCGTGAACTACCGCGAGGGCGACACCGTCGCAGCAATCCGCGAGGTTGCGCCCGACGGCGTCGACATCGTGGTGGAGGTGGCTCCCGCGCAGAACATGGCGCTGGATCTGCAGGTGATCCGACCCCGCGGCACCATCGCGGTCTACGCCAACAACGGCGGCGACGAGATCACCCTCAGCGTGCGGGAGACCTTCGCCACCAACGCCCGAATCCAGTGGGTGCTGCTCTACACCGTCGGCCAGGACGCCCTCCGCGCTGCGGCCGAAGACATCACTGCTGCAGTCGCAGGCGGAGGATTCGCGATCGGGCAGGAGCACGGTCTGCCCGTGCACCACTTCCCACTCGAGCGCACCGGCGAGGCTCACACCGCAGTCGAGGACGGCGCAGTCGGCAAGGTGCTGCTCGACGTCACGAACTGA
- a CDS encoding proton-conducting transporter membrane subunit has translation MGTSTRPLLLLPEILLFAGGLCALMAGSFTARDRQWITRVIAASALVASIVVSAVALGGPPQAAFDGTYAIDTATGAARITAALGALLVLGVAGDELAGSARESETYALVLFATTGTIMLAGARDLLVLVVAFLLASIPLYGLIGLVRTPRGAEATMKAYLMGALFGIVLLLGVTLLYGVTGSTLLTDLARRLPAAPPAAVAAGLLAVVAGLMFEAGGVPAHFWVPDAAQGANGTVATFLTTVPKIGAMIAVYRLVLVLPDSVDWPLLIGLLAVISMTLANLAAFFQDDPRRLLGWSTVSQVGFLLVPVAAATRSDLTQPSLLLYLAGYTVTNIAAFAVITALPERRNLADYRGLSRSRPWLAGALLVALLGLVGTPPAALFVGKFTTATAAWDAGMAWLTVAVFVNSLISLFYYLRWIIPAFSPAPAPQPDQQQPTPAWRWSSATAVVAALLSVAFGLGGGLLWAVVSGPLLP, from the coding sequence ATGGGAACCTCCACGCGGCCGCTGCTACTGCTGCCCGAGATCCTGCTGTTTGCCGGTGGGCTGTGTGCCCTGATGGCCGGCTCGTTCACCGCCCGCGACCGCCAGTGGATCACCCGGGTGATTGCAGCCAGTGCCCTGGTGGCGAGCATCGTCGTGTCTGCAGTGGCCCTGGGCGGCCCGCCCCAGGCGGCCTTCGACGGGACCTACGCCATCGATACCGCCACCGGCGCCGCCCGCATCACCGCCGCCCTGGGGGCGCTGCTCGTGCTCGGTGTCGCCGGCGACGAGCTCGCCGGATCAGCGCGCGAAAGCGAGACGTACGCGTTGGTGCTGTTCGCGACGACCGGCACGATCATGCTCGCGGGCGCGCGAGACCTGCTGGTACTCGTGGTCGCGTTCCTGCTGGCGAGCATCCCGCTCTACGGGCTGATCGGGCTGGTACGCACACCCCGTGGGGCCGAAGCGACGATGAAGGCCTACCTGATGGGCGCCCTGTTCGGAATCGTGCTGCTGCTGGGAGTGACACTGCTCTACGGGGTCACCGGCAGCACTCTGCTCACCGACCTGGCCCGCCGACTCCCCGCCGCACCCCCCGCAGCGGTGGCAGCCGGGCTGTTGGCGGTGGTGGCCGGGCTGATGTTCGAAGCCGGTGGGGTACCGGCCCACTTCTGGGTGCCCGACGCAGCCCAGGGCGCGAACGGCACGGTCGCTACTTTCCTGACCACAGTGCCCAAGATCGGGGCCATGATCGCGGTATACCGCCTCGTGCTCGTGCTGCCCGATTCCGTCGACTGGCCGCTCCTCATCGGGCTGCTCGCCGTCATCAGCATGACCCTGGCCAACCTGGCCGCCTTCTTCCAGGACGACCCGCGGCGGCTACTGGGGTGGTCAACGGTCAGCCAGGTCGGCTTCCTGCTCGTGCCGGTAGCTGCCGCGACCCGCAGCGACCTGACTCAGCCCTCGTTGCTGCTCTACCTCGCCGGTTACACCGTCACCAACATTGCCGCCTTCGCCGTCATTACCGCGCTACCCGAACGACGGAACCTCGCCGACTACCGGGGCCTGTCACGGTCCCGGCCGTGGCTCGCGGGAGCCCTGCTCGTGGCGCTGCTCGGGCTCGTCGGCACCCCGCCGGCTGCGCTCTTCGTGGGCAAGTTCACCACCGCCACCGCCGCCTGGGATGCCGGAATGGCCTGGCTCACCGTGGCCGTGTTCGTCAACAGCCTGATCAGCCTCTTCTACTACCTGCGCTGGATCATCCCCGCCTTCTCACCCGCCCCAGCACCTCAGCCCGACCAGCAGCAGCCCACCCCCGCCTGGCGCTGGTCATCAGCAACCGCGGTCGTGGCCGCACTGCTCAGCGTGGCGTTCGGTCTGGGCGGCGGACTGCTCTGGGCGGTTGTCAGCGGACCTCTTCTGCCCTGA
- a CDS encoding NADH-quinone oxidoreductase subunit M has protein sequence MIFLPLVAAIVLALAPQVGDVGARWLWLATAAVEVVLVAIVWARYTTPGPGRLALDEKVNWIPGVRSSYHVGIDGLSLPLVAMTVVLFLACAIYSMRQSDRPRLHAALLLFLQSVSLGLFLAADLILFFVFFDLSIVAMYFLIAGWGHAGALRSALQFFLYTFLGSLALLVGFIGLYVYSDPHTFDMLELTAQLPLAGHGVAGGSVLAAVLLGLAVKTPVVPFHTWLPPAHSDASAVGSAVLAGVLLKMGTYGFVRIAMPMLPGAWRAWAWVIIVIGIISVLYGALVALAQRDLKRMIAYTSVNHMGYIVMAVGAAGLVAQNSQQARGIAVTGAVTQMVSHGLITGALFLLAGTLHDRAGTYDMDQFGGLAHTAPRLAGLFAVGAFASLGLPALSGFIAEFQIFTGSIAVAPVTAVALLGILITAALFLRALQQVFTGELTGKSIGFADLGSREVCATGILLGFSLLIGIFPAPLLAVIDPASSALITLLGR, from the coding sequence GTGATCTTCCTCCCGTTGGTGGCCGCGATCGTACTGGCCCTCGCGCCCCAGGTCGGTGATGTCGGCGCGCGGTGGCTGTGGCTCGCCACCGCCGCGGTCGAGGTGGTGCTCGTCGCCATCGTGTGGGCCCGCTACACCACCCCGGGCCCCGGACGGCTGGCCCTGGACGAGAAGGTGAACTGGATCCCTGGGGTCCGCAGCAGCTACCACGTAGGGATCGACGGGCTCTCGCTGCCACTGGTTGCGATGACGGTCGTGCTGTTCCTGGCCTGCGCGATCTACTCAATGCGTCAATCAGACCGCCCACGGTTGCACGCCGCGCTGTTGCTGTTCCTGCAAAGTGTCAGCCTCGGCCTGTTCCTGGCGGCCGACCTCATCCTCTTCTTCGTCTTCTTCGACCTGTCGATCGTCGCGATGTACTTCCTCATCGCGGGCTGGGGGCACGCGGGTGCTCTGCGATCGGCTCTGCAGTTCTTCCTCTACACCTTCCTGGGGTCCCTGGCACTGCTCGTGGGGTTCATCGGTCTCTATGTCTACTCCGATCCGCACACCTTCGACATGCTCGAACTGACCGCTCAGCTGCCGCTGGCCGGTCATGGCGTGGCGGGTGGTTCAGTCCTGGCGGCTGTGCTGCTCGGCCTCGCCGTCAAGACTCCCGTCGTGCCGTTCCACACCTGGTTGCCGCCCGCGCACAGCGATGCGTCGGCTGTCGGCTCGGCCGTGCTGGCCGGGGTGCTGCTGAAGATGGGCACCTACGGATTCGTCCGTATCGCGATGCCGATGCTGCCGGGGGCCTGGCGGGCATGGGCATGGGTCATCATCGTGATCGGGATCATCTCGGTGCTTTACGGCGCCCTGGTGGCACTGGCCCAACGCGACCTCAAGCGGATGATCGCCTACACCTCGGTCAACCACATGGGCTACATCGTCATGGCGGTCGGCGCTGCCGGTCTCGTAGCTCAGAACAGCCAGCAGGCCCGGGGCATCGCGGTCACCGGGGCCGTGACCCAGATGGTCAGCCACGGCCTGATCACCGGTGCCCTGTTCCTGCTCGCTGGGACCCTGCACGACCGGGCCGGTACCTACGACATGGATCAGTTCGGCGGACTGGCCCACACTGCCCCGCGCCTGGCCGGACTCTTCGCGGTCGGGGCATTTGCCTCACTTGGTCTGCCCGCCCTGTCGGGGTTCATCGCAGAGTTTCAAATCTTCACCGGAAGCATCGCGGTGGCGCCTGTCACCGCGGTCGCGCTCCTCGGAATACTCATCACCGCCGCGCTTTTCCTGCGGGCCCTGCAACAGGTCTTCACCGGCGAACTGACCGGCAAGTCCATCGGGTTCGCCGATCTGGGCTCCCGTGAAGTGTGCGCCACCGGCATCCTGCTCGGATTCTCGCTACTGATCGGGATTTTTCCCGCTCCGCTCCTCGCGGTCATCGACCCGGCCTCCTCCGCCCTCATCACCCTGCTCGGACGCTGA
- a CDS encoding proton-conducting transporter membrane subunit — translation MRTTSMPASVALWMIVGLPALTAGLLLVVPALRRAAAPVAMTVSALTAALSFFVAFTGPSVSFPFIAGSDFALGVDGLSAFVVPTITVITLLALVFAAGDVRENRARFNALMLLFSAAASLTATALTLPTLLTGWEVMGATSYALIGFWWWEQHRVSAGLTAFLTTRAGDLGLYLAAGAAMAAGTGLSLSNLAVAGAGWRDVIAAGILVAALGKAAQLPFSFWLSRAMEGPSPVSALLHSAAMVAMGGYLLLRVVPLLEATSWAPTVTAWVGALTALGLGIVAIAQSDLKQLLAASTGSQLGFVVLAAGVGSVAGGTAQLVAHAATKALLFLAAGAWLTALGTKHLDGLVGVARRWPVVGWCATVGAAALAGFAPFSLWATKDAVLAAALKTSPWLYIVGLAAAALSAAYATKILVVIWRRPSELEAVRVKAHLDEEEQGTGEVNAWQRIPLLPLGLGAAALGVFALSPLATEVARAVGGGADTGAGASVVELMISAVIAVAVGLAVWRWGTPSPAWATEWLGLERLAHRIVVDPTLALAGGLDHVDRYLDRAVWALSGSITRASGPRGLAALAAGLDRAMDHAVHRLAGGVQQLGRLARRPQTGQLHQYYLQAVAVLAGLLLLLLLPLMWR, via the coding sequence ATGAGGACCACCAGCATGCCGGCCTCGGTGGCCCTGTGGATGATCGTCGGGTTACCGGCCCTCACCGCAGGTCTGCTCCTGGTCGTGCCAGCACTGCGACGGGCCGCAGCCCCGGTCGCGATGACGGTCAGCGCGTTGACCGCCGCCCTGTCGTTCTTCGTGGCGTTCACCGGACCCTCTGTGTCGTTCCCGTTCATCGCCGGGTCCGACTTCGCGCTCGGCGTCGATGGCCTGTCGGCGTTCGTCGTACCGACCATCACCGTCATCACGCTGCTCGCTCTCGTCTTTGCGGCCGGAGACGTCCGGGAGAACCGGGCCCGGTTCAACGCCCTGATGTTGCTCTTCTCCGCCGCCGCCTCGTTGACCGCGACTGCGCTGACCCTGCCCACCCTGCTGACCGGGTGGGAGGTGATGGGCGCTACGTCCTACGCGTTGATCGGTTTCTGGTGGTGGGAACAACACCGCGTATCCGCCGGTTTGACGGCGTTCTTGACGACCCGGGCCGGTGACCTCGGGCTCTACCTCGCGGCCGGCGCCGCGATGGCCGCCGGTACCGGGCTCTCGCTCAGCAACCTCGCGGTGGCCGGTGCGGGTTGGCGCGACGTGATCGCCGCCGGAATCCTCGTCGCGGCACTGGGTAAGGCGGCCCAACTGCCCTTCTCGTTCTGGCTCTCGCGCGCCATGGAAGGACCCAGCCCGGTCAGCGCCCTGCTGCACTCCGCGGCGATGGTGGCGATGGGCGGGTACCTGCTGTTGCGTGTGGTGCCGCTGCTGGAGGCGACGAGTTGGGCCCCGACCGTCACGGCGTGGGTCGGCGCGCTCACCGCGCTCGGTCTGGGAATCGTGGCGATCGCGCAGAGCGACCTCAAACAGTTGCTCGCCGCCTCCACCGGTTCGCAGCTCGGTTTTGTGGTGCTCGCCGCCGGAGTCGGTTCGGTTGCTGGTGGGACCGCGCAGCTCGTCGCGCACGCCGCCACCAAGGCCCTGTTGTTCCTTGCTGCGGGAGCCTGGCTGACGGCGCTGGGCACCAAGCATCTGGATGGTCTGGTGGGCGTGGCCCGCCGATGGCCGGTGGTTGGCTGGTGCGCCACCGTCGGCGCGGCTGCCCTGGCGGGCTTTGCACCGTTCTCGCTGTGGGCCACCAAGGATGCCGTGCTTGCTGCCGCCCTGAAGACCTCCCCCTGGTTGTACATCGTCGGATTGGCGGCTGCGGCACTGTCGGCGGCGTATGCCACCAAGATCCTCGTTGTCATCTGGCGCCGACCCTCCGAACTCGAGGCGGTCCGGGTAAAGGCCCACCTCGATGAGGAGGAGCAAGGAACGGGTGAGGTGAACGCCTGGCAGCGCATCCCACTGCTGCCTCTGGGCCTGGGGGCCGCGGCCCTGGGGGTGTTCGCGTTGTCCCCACTGGCCACCGAGGTCGCTCGTGCTGTCGGCGGGGGCGCCGACACGGGTGCGGGTGCGTCTGTCGTCGAGTTGATGATCTCTGCGGTCATCGCCGTCGCTGTCGGGCTCGCGGTGTGGCGGTGGGGGACTCCCTCGCCCGCCTGGGCCACCGAATGGCTCGGTCTCGAACGACTGGCTCACCGGATCGTGGTGGACCCCACCCTCGCTCTGGCTGGGGGACTGGACCACGTCGACCGTTACCTCGATCGCGCCGTATGGGCGCTATCGGGGAGCATCACCCGGGCATCGGGGCCCCGCGGGCTGGCAGCCCTCGCGGCCGGCCTGGACCGCGCCATGGACCACGCCGTGCACCGTCTCGCGGGCGGTGTGCAGCAACTCGGGCGATTGGCGCGCCGCCCGCAGACCGGCCAGTTGCACCAGTACTACCTGCAGGCCGTGGCAGTGCTTGCTGGCTTGCTTCTTCTGCTCCTTCTTCCCCTGATGTGGCGGTAA
- a CDS encoding NADH-quinone oxidoreductase subunit K, with protein sequence MTLQTVLLVAAALFSIGLYGAISQQVVVMVMMGLELMINGLILAAAGFWWFLVPNPSGQVLLMVIIAVMTLEMAMGFAMAALLHRDHEADMTDMAGDLAE encoded by the coding sequence ATGACTCTGCAGACCGTGCTGCTGGTGGCCGCGGCCCTGTTCAGTATCGGGCTCTACGGGGCCATCTCTCAGCAGGTCGTCGTCATGGTGATGATGGGTCTGGAGCTGATGATCAACGGGCTGATCCTGGCTGCGGCCGGTTTCTGGTGGTTCCTGGTACCCAATCCCAGCGGGCAGGTCCTGCTGATGGTGATCATCGCGGTCATGACCCTGGAGATGGCAATGGGGTTCGCGATGGCTGCCCTGCTGCACCGCGACCACGAAGCAGACATGACCGACATGGCCGGGGACCTCGCCGAATGA
- a CDS encoding NADH-quinone oxidoreductase subunit J yields MFVDVVFWVMTVVTVVMGAAVFVVDSMARATYALALSFVAVGVQVLLLHQDYVGVIVILMMVMEMAIMAVYMVMFMGMNPALMPMSMVHDNRKALGAAIALFVVLAAGALLIPWPTRRGAPLGDTTRALGEALMGSKMLVMTVVSPVMVATIVAGITIASKRGRYDRFGADLRDAPDDPQRGGVGR; encoded by the coding sequence GTGTTCGTCGATGTCGTGTTCTGGGTGATGACCGTCGTGACGGTGGTCATGGGCGCCGCTGTGTTCGTGGTTGATTCGATGGCCCGGGCCACCTATGCGCTCGCACTGTCCTTCGTGGCCGTCGGGGTGCAGGTGTTGCTGCTGCATCAGGACTACGTCGGTGTGATCGTGATCCTGATGATGGTCATGGAGATGGCGATCATGGCGGTGTACATGGTCATGTTCATGGGGATGAACCCGGCCCTGATGCCGATGAGCATGGTGCACGACAACCGCAAGGCGCTCGGCGCTGCCATCGCGTTGTTCGTCGTCCTGGCGGCCGGGGCGTTGCTGATCCCGTGGCCCACCCGGCGTGGTGCCCCCTTGGGCGACACCACGCGAGCGCTGGGCGAGGCCCTGATGGGCTCGAAGATGCTCGTGATGACCGTGGTCAGTCCGGTCATGGTCGCCACCATCGTGGCCGGCATCACCATCGCCTCAAAGCGTGGACGCTATGACCGGTTCGGTGCTGACCTGCGCGATGCCCCCGATGACCCTCAGCGCGGGGGAGTGGGCCGATGA
- a CDS encoding NADH-quinone oxidoreductase subunit H — MADLAHVPDVVDVASPVTLVSPGWAVLAGVLVLGLAWFAATVDGVASSRAQGSRAVPGRPVREVARLMRQRRRTTVQADTPLWRAGSSGLLVIATLMLIVVPLGSWTVFDPPVGVVWFNAMDVFVWALIWLTGWGPNSVYGLVGGYRFLAHALAYELPLMFALVAPPIAAHSLRVSDVVAAQHGLWFVAWMPVAFAVYLIGVAGFSVWGPFSAAAGSDIAGGVAAELSGLDRLLFFAGRYALLAAGAAFSVPMFLGGGAGPLLPGWLWVLVKTLVVLTVLVLARRRVPVLRPDLFMEVGWLIVLPAALVQVLVVSVISVWRN, encoded by the coding sequence GTGGCTGACCTGGCTCATGTGCCTGACGTGGTTGACGTGGCGTCACCGGTCACGCTCGTCTCGCCCGGGTGGGCCGTCCTGGCCGGGGTGCTCGTTCTTGGCTTGGCATGGTTCGCGGCGACTGTCGATGGTGTTGCCTCCTCTCGCGCCCAGGGAAGCCGCGCTGTCCCGGGTCGCCCCGTGCGGGAGGTTGCCCGCCTGATGCGTCAGCGTCGTCGCACAACCGTGCAGGCCGATACCCCGCTCTGGCGGGCCGGGTCGAGCGGGTTGTTGGTCATCGCGACCTTGATGCTCATCGTCGTGCCGCTCGGGTCGTGGACGGTGTTCGATCCGCCGGTCGGGGTGGTCTGGTTCAACGCGATGGATGTGTTCGTGTGGGCGTTGATCTGGTTGACCGGATGGGGCCCCAACTCCGTGTACGGCCTGGTCGGCGGATACCGATTCCTGGCCCACGCCCTCGCCTACGAACTGCCGCTGATGTTTGCGCTCGTCGCCCCGCCCATTGCCGCACACAGCCTGCGGGTCAGCGACGTGGTCGCCGCTCAACACGGTCTGTGGTTCGTGGCCTGGATGCCGGTCGCTTTCGCGGTCTACCTCATCGGTGTGGCCGGTTTCTCCGTATGGGGTCCCTTCTCAGCAGCGGCGGGCTCCGACATCGCCGGCGGGGTCGCTGCGGAGCTCTCCGGGTTGGACCGGTTGCTCTTTTTCGCCGGACGCTACGCGTTGCTTGCTGCGGGGGCGGCTTTCTCGGTCCCGATGTTCCTCGGCGGTGGAGCCGGGCCGTTGCTGCCGGGTTGGTTGTGGGTCCTGGTCAAGACACTCGTGGTGCTGACCGTGCTGGTGCTGGCGCGGCGCCGCGTACCGGTGTTGCGCCCGGACCTGTTCATGGAGGTCGGGTGGCTGATCGTGTTGCCAGCCGCGCTGGTCCAGGTGCTCGTGGTGTCGGTCATCTCTGTCTGGAGGAACTGA
- a CDS encoding NADH-quinone oxidoreductase subunit A, producing the protein MYLAPLVVLAAAVVGIASVWGLHRITAVSSEPLVVLPFQSGWRPQEHALSRYHARWYLATLTFLAFDVEMLFMYPWAVVVADRGASAVIEMFVFLGALLLAVVWAWREGALRWV; encoded by the coding sequence GTGTACCTCGCCCCGCTCGTGGTTCTCGCCGCCGCAGTAGTTGGTATTGCCAGCGTCTGGGGGCTACATCGGATCACCGCGGTGTCATCCGAGCCGTTGGTCGTCCTGCCGTTCCAGTCCGGCTGGCGCCCCCAGGAACACGCGCTTTCCCGCTACCACGCCCGGTGGTACCTGGCGACCTTGACCTTTCTCGCGTTCGACGTCGAGATGCTCTTCATGTATCCCTGGGCCGTAGTGGTCGCTGACCGTGGCGCGTCGGCGGTCATCGAAATGTTCGTCTTCCTCGGAGCGCTGCTGCTCGCCGTCGTCTGGGCCTGGCGCGAAGGGGCACTGCGATGGGTCTGA
- a CDS encoding metalloregulator ArsR/SmtB family transcription factor produces MSSAEHDHPIDPARVAHARSRLPSVEDASRLTSLLSLMADPVRLRLIYALDVTEELCVGDLSLALGVSEDSVSYALRLLRTAGLLVTRKEGRVVYNRLADDFPAPLRDHCLRQLIDLTRTDIPEDDDSPRPGGGTD; encoded by the coding sequence ATGAGTTCTGCAGAGCACGACCATCCGATCGACCCGGCCCGGGTGGCGCATGCGCGGTCCCGTCTGCCGTCCGTGGAGGATGCCTCGCGCCTGACCAGTCTGCTGTCGTTGATGGCTGACCCGGTACGGCTGCGGCTGATCTACGCGCTCGATGTCACCGAGGAGCTATGTGTGGGGGACCTGTCGCTCGCCTTGGGTGTCAGCGAGGATTCGGTCTCGTACGCCCTGCGGTTGTTGCGCACCGCGGGGCTGCTGGTGACGCGTAAAGAGGGCCGTGTCGTCTACAACCGGCTCGCCGACGACTTCCCGGCACCGTTGCGCGATCACTGCCTGCGCCAACTGATCGACCTGACCCGGACCGACATACCGGAGGACGACGATTCTCCGCGCCCGGGCGGCGGCACCGACTGA
- a CDS encoding permease translates to MQIVHGVWEGVDTAFFMFWATLWALVLGFALSGAVQAFVSRTQMQQALGDHRPKTLAKSSFFGAVSSSCSYASSALAKSLFARGADFTASIVFMVASTNLVLELGIVLWLLIGWQFALAEFVGGAIMIMLLGLVVPRVIPAGWLQQARERLDDSAPDDDAAGQQDEPLSKRLRSRRGWGDASGYTISDLSMLRKELFIGFVVAGFLAALVPTWFWRSIFLTGHGFWSSLENVIIGPFLALISFVCSVGNVPLAAALWEGGISFGGVVSFVFADLITLPLLAIYRKYYGTRIMLRLLGVMWATMSVGGLAVEYLFRLVRIPAPGRPTMVVHTGFEWNYTTFLNIVALIGFAVLYWLYKHRDTSGGRYAKDPVCGMQVEIANAPARRSSPTGEGVYFCSDHCAQRYDTTGAGNGGHGTTDKETGDSGLFAEDPMCGMRVEIADAAAERTDASGAAVYFCSEHCAQQYEETNRAGSTSNTSQGSR, encoded by the coding sequence ATGCAGATTGTGCATGGGGTGTGGGAGGGCGTCGATACGGCGTTCTTCATGTTCTGGGCCACGTTGTGGGCGTTGGTGTTGGGATTCGCGTTGTCCGGGGCGGTGCAGGCATTCGTCTCGCGGACCCAGATGCAGCAGGCGCTGGGTGATCACCGGCCCAAGACGTTGGCGAAGTCCTCGTTCTTCGGGGCGGTGTCATCCTCTTGTTCCTACGCCTCGTCAGCGTTGGCGAAGTCGTTGTTCGCTCGGGGCGCTGATTTCACCGCGTCGATCGTGTTCATGGTCGCTTCCACCAACCTGGTGCTGGAGCTGGGGATCGTGTTGTGGTTGCTGATCGGGTGGCAGTTCGCGCTGGCCGAGTTCGTCGGTGGCGCGATCATGATCATGTTGCTGGGGCTGGTCGTGCCCCGCGTGATCCCCGCCGGGTGGTTGCAGCAGGCGCGGGAGCGCCTGGATGACAGCGCCCCGGATGACGATGCTGCGGGTCAGCAGGATGAACCGTTGAGCAAACGGCTACGTAGCCGCCGCGGGTGGGGTGACGCTTCGGGTTACACGATCAGCGACCTGAGCATGCTGCGCAAGGAACTGTTCATCGGGTTCGTGGTTGCGGGGTTCCTCGCCGCCCTGGTGCCGACCTGGTTCTGGCGCTCGATCTTCCTGACGGGGCACGGGTTCTGGTCCTCACTGGAGAACGTGATCATCGGCCCGTTCCTGGCGTTGATCAGCTTCGTCTGCTCGGTCGGCAACGTGCCACTCGCCGCGGCGTTGTGGGAAGGCGGGATCAGCTTCGGCGGTGTCGTCAGCTTCGTCTTCGCCGACCTCATCACGTTGCCGCTACTGGCGATCTACCGCAAGTACTACGGCACCAGGATCATGCTGCGGCTGTTGGGCGTCATGTGGGCCACGATGAGCGTGGGTGGTTTGGCTGTGGAGTACCTGTTCCGCCTCGTTCGCATCCCGGCGCCCGGGCGGCCCACGATGGTGGTCCACACCGGTTTCGAGTGGAACTACACCACCTTCCTCAACATCGTCGCCCTCATCGGGTTTGCAGTCCTGTACTGGTTGTACAAACACCGCGACACCAGCGGTGGGCGCTACGCCAAAGACCCCGTGTGCGGGATGCAGGTCGAAATCGCCAACGCCCCCGCCCGACGCAGCAGCCCCACCGGCGAGGGAGTGTATTTCTGCTCGGATCACTGCGCACAGCGCTATGACACAACTGGCGCCGGCAACGGTGGACATGGCACTACGGACAAGGAGACTGGCGACTCAGGTCTGTTCGCAGAGGATCCGATGTGCGGGATGCGGGTAGAGATCGCCGACGCGGCTGCGGAGCGCACCGATGCGTCCGGTGCTGCGGTGTATTTCTGCTCCGAGCACTGCGCACAGCAGTACGAGGAGACCAACCGCGCTGGCAGCACGTCGAACACGTCGCAGGGATCACGATGA